The genomic DNA ATTATGTGcatttgtgttttcttctgtgcttAAACAATCTGGCATAAGGAGTTTGCATCACTATCAGCTCTAACTGTAGAGGTCTTTGACTATCAGGATCACCAGCTGTACGTTTTGCATTGTTGgggtttttgttcatttttgagtGTTTTTAAATGGCAGAATTGTCAGGGAGACATGAAGCTTTGTATGCCTCCTTGATCTGTAAGGAGAATAGTAGGAACATCTAAAATTAGTCTATTTATCTGCAGACTGTTTGCAAACAGGCATCTTTTTATGGGATTCAGTACAATGCAGCAGGTTGAGCACTAGAGCAGCAATCAAAATTATGGAGTCCTGACTTCATTACTGTGACCTGTACTGTAACCTTCAGCAGCTTGTGTTCATGTTTCTGAATAGACAAATGATGCGAGTGGATTGTCAGCTCTTCGGGGTATAGAttgagtttcagtttgtgtctgCCACAATAGGACAGTCCTCTTGGTGTTTCTCGGCACTCCTCTAATGATGATAAGCTTTAAAACTTGAAAAACTTGTATAGGTCATTCAGGCTTTGGATTGCTGATCAGTTGTTGAAAGCCATTACTGTGATTCATCATTCTCTGATGGATCACTAGAATCACACTGCAATTATTCCTTCTTTCAGTCTGTTAGATACATATACAGGAGGCACTGAACTTAGCATGAGTAAATATTCACATAAATATATTTACTCTTTGCAAAGAACTGTAAACAAAAATTCTTTATATGTTGAGGAAGATGAGAAAGGTCACAAAGAGAATTCTGTTATTTGTTCTGGCGCTTGGTTAGATCTTGTTTGTGGAAACAAGACTAGAAATTGGGTCTGTTATGAGCTAAGTGCCAGGAGTGCTCAGAGAACATCCAAAAGGACTCTGTATGATCAAATCACCTTTTGGAACAATAGAAATATAAGAAGTGTTGTGTGTTCCATGCAGAGCCGCAGGCCCTTATCAGTAGAATTGTACCAAGTAAACCAGGAATATTATTACTGGAGATTCTAAATATTTGCCAATTGCAGCACTGAACAAAGTAAATCTTTAGCATACTATTTTTTTTAGGTTTGTATTAATTCACTTGTTTCTGATGTCAAAATCCAGTCTTCTAGCATACCAGCATTTTGCTTTAGATTGGTATTGCAAACAGCTGAAATGGTGTTTAAGTGTTTGGAATAAATTCAACCAACAATAGGAATCTGATCTAGCTGGCAGTGAACTCTTGCTTCCTTAATTTTTGGATTTATGGAAGTACAAAGAGTTTAAATGGGAGGGCAGTTTATAAAGATGTAGATTTGGTTGATTTGTCTCCTTTTTCATATAAATGGGAGTTAGCATTTATTCTTTTAGTTTGTTAGAGGTTTGGTTATCATCTAGAGATTTTTGTTAAAATGTTGGCTGCAAAGAGCATTACAAGTAAGATGTTTTCATGTTCCTTGCAGCTAGGGAAGTTGTCAAATGTGCTCTTGTGCTGAAGCCATAGAAATAGCTGCTTGTTTCTCCAGTGAGAAGTTGAGTCTGGCACACTCAACTTTAAGATCTTTCTAGAATAACAACATTGATTGGTGACTTGGAGAGATAAAAGCTTGTTAATAAATTGCATTTTCAAGATTTAGAGACTGACTGAAACTGAGTCCATATTTGTCATTTTCTCTGTAACAACAATCAATTTATTGTTGATCTTgaatggaggaaagaaaagtaTATCCCAGTTATTATTTGAACTGACTCAACTCTGAAATAAATTTAGGTAGATATTTGTTATGTTGCACTTTTGAGTAGTGGAAAGAAATTTAGTATTTATGAAATCAGCTCTTTAACTCATGCAGGACACCCAACAGCAAGACCAAGAGGCCTATCTTTGgaaatttaattattatttagatGTTACTTTATAGTATGGCAATAAAGCTCATATGAGTGGATAAAAGGGGAAGAATTAAATGCACCGTGTCTGGTTTCAATAAACCCATTTCTCTCTACACGCAAAGGGCCTTTATTTTTAGGGCATCAAAATAaaggaacaaaagaaatattAGTCAAAGAGAATAAAAGGCAATGATGATGAGTGTTTACATGTTGGATATTTCTAATTATGAGAAAGTGGTTTGGAGACaatgaacaaaggaaaacaaactgaacttaaaataaatactaaGGGAACAAGTGGAGGCATCATATGTCCAGGAGCTCTTATTTAAGTCAGCTGGGGTCCCAGCAAGATAGATTTGGAAAGGCTAGAACATGATCTTAACTTTTTATAAATAGGAAAGAAGATGTAGAAGCAAATTTACAGTGCCTCAAAAgtagggaatttttttttctgacaaatctGTTTTTATAATGATTGTAGATATTGGAGCCAGCCCATATGTAATGAGCTGCAGTGTGACCACGGACACTCAAGACTGCTACACAAAGAGAAATAGCAAGGGTTGTCCAAGGTAGCAGTACAAGTGGTTTGAAAGACCTGCAGATGTTTGCTTTCCTCTGCAATGTGAAAACTGAACTAGCTTGTAACGTGGAAAGCTTTGAAGATCAAGATGATGCACTGACTTTGCCTGAAGACTCTGCATATATTTCATACTGTCTTGTTGGGAAGATTCTTTTGTATGTCTTTCCTCAGTCAGTGAAGGCTCACTTTAAAAAACTGGCCAGTGACCATGGAATAAAAACTTCTGGAATGGCACTAGTTGGAATCACCCCAGAGGAATGTAAGCATTGTACATCATAAGCATTAACAAAAGGCACTAGAGCATTTTGGAAGAGGGGAGGTAATTTCATATGATTtttgtgcgcacacgcacacatattatatatatacatatgtcttaaatatatgtattttaaatctcAACATTGAAAAACTTTGCTGTCTTGAATTATAGAGTGTATGAATTTAAGAAACAATCCCAACTTGTTATGTCTGGGGAAACACAAATGAACAGTGTGAATCTGCAGTCATTCCATGTTAATGACTGTCTGTGGATTGTTTTGATGATCTGATTAGGGAATGGTGTCAAGTGTTGTCATAGAAAATCAGGATTTATCTGCCCCTACCTGATGTTCTTCTAGTTTTAGTGACAAATAAAAGCACAGTCCTCTTTGGAATGTCCTTTGAGGCCATGAGATGAAAACATTATTCAAAGGTGGATAAAATTAAGATGTTCTTTTAGAAATGAGCATAATACAGCTAACTGACCTGCCCAAGATGTCCCAGCAAGTCAGTAGTCAAGATAATAATAGCATTTAAGTTTCCTAAGTCCCAGTCTCTCATCTCTTTTACCTCATTTTTCCAGATCAGTCTCCAGAATGGTGATCTCACTTACCAATGACTGAGATAGCAAACACAGCTGAAATATTGTGGATATATTTTTCCTACAATGATCTTTCTTCTTGTAAGTAATATACCCatttagtttgttttgtttgttttggggtttttttgagaggagaggaaggaagtgaAGGAAAGAAATGGGGAGGCAAATTAAACCTgaaaggaaacttaaaaaaagtCTCTTGGTGATACTTATGCTTCAGAAGGAAATGGACATCAGCAGCAGTTGagttaataaaatgaaaatgtatgtATATTAAAGAGATTTATGTTATTCCTGCCATAAATAAGAAAGCCTTAACCAACTAATTGGTTTCACTGCCTTGGAAGTAGGGTCAGTGGCCAGCACAAATCCATATAGCAAAGATCTGTAAAGAATGTATCATTCCCTCTGGCTGTCTAAAACAACAGTTTATATGTTATGTTTAGTACAAATATGCTCATTTGACTATTTACTTTGTGGGGTATAAGATTTTTATAGTACACTGGCAGTCAGTGCACTAAGTCCATGCTTTTCAGAGACATTTTTGGCTATTCTTTATTTACAATTTATGTAACATTTTTGACTTCTAAGCATGCACAGCAAAGCCAAGCTGCTGTCTAAAAAATAAGTTTAAGATCCTGTAGTGAAGTAGGCCCTGACCTGAAGTTCTTTCAACAACTTTATTTGCACAGAATTACTTGCaagaatatgtttttgttttggagaATTTAGGCTGTGTTGTTGTCATTTAGCTGTTGTAGGTGATGTTATGAAAGATACTGATGAACAAAAATTTCATTATAAATCTGTTTAGTAGTCCTCTGAACTAAAGAGAGATTACAATAAATCAGGCAGGCTGGGATGCAGTGTTAGC from Apteryx mantelli isolate bAptMan1 chromosome 6, bAptMan1.hap1, whole genome shotgun sequence includes the following:
- the FTCDNL1 gene encoding formiminotransferase N-terminal subdomain-containing protein, with amino-acid sequence MVRFAHLPAGSDCDTSACIETFKSTDVTTQEGIPPCAIAIDLIPVFLLLAISLEESCNVESFEDQDDALTLPEDSAYISYCLVGKILLYVFPQSVKAHFKKLASDHGIKTSGMALVGITPEEYQSPEW